DNA sequence from the Apium graveolens cultivar Ventura unplaced genomic scaffold, ASM990537v1 ctg939, whole genome shotgun sequence genome:
tcagttttgatgattcatgttataactctaagtatattatttttatccttttttattattattctatatgtattatttttacccatttttctttattaataaacaaaatctatttttaagtgatttataattttatattattttcctTTTTTATTCTTATAGGACTTATAatttttatatgtattatttttactcatttttttaaatttttataagccatgattttttattatttttataggtttgaatcctatttttaattatattttaaaaataaataattccATAAATTGGCTCAACTAAGTAGGTTCCGAGAAATATAAATCATGACCAAGTAAATAGGCCATGCGTTTAAAttggaattttttaatttagCATTTTTTAATTTGTCGGTGGAATTCCATTTTAATTAAATggtatgaatattacaaaaactgtattttggtttcaccactagaaaataataaaattattcgaACCGTAATACGATTACAATTCTATTTTCGTAGAACTCTAAATTATTTCGTGATAGGGTACTTGGTTTCATCTTAGTACGGTTACGCcgtattttaattaaatttatattttattaaatataaatttaattaaaaggtaaaaaatgaaaaatttgTCAGATTAAAATTTTAATGCATAAGTGTTCATACATATCTATATTAAGGGGAGCTTACTTAAATAAATGGGACCAACATCATACTCAGAAGATTCCAAAAAGTTATTGGTCTCATGCTATTCATGATCAGCTGTCACAACAGTCCGTTATAGGGTCACATGATCTGATAGTACAATCACATGACTAGCAGTCCCATTACTTTCTTTATATGTCTATCTTTCTATACTAAAGAGACTATGCAGTTATTTTGATATTAGAGAAACTATTTTCTCCTCGGCATCTTTAAAGCATCTCTGCATTTTCTATGTTTTGAGATCTCTGTGATTGTCTTGTTTATAATACTGTTTTGCTGTGACTTGCTTGTATGCTTGTcatcatggtatcagagccatccTGATATGCTCTTTGATTTATCATTAATTTTTCATCTGTGTTTTCTACACACTCATTTTTCAGATCTACtttttctgtctaaattttttcTTGAGAGCTTTTTCCGATTTCATTAAAGATCATGGCCAATAGTCGATTAACATATCAAGATATGGTAAACCCATTGTTCCCGCACCCATCCGATGGTCCCAACTCCATTCAAGTTGAAATCTCCAAGGTAGCTCTGATTATAGATCTTGGAAATGATCCATGGAGATTAGCCTTTCCTCAAAAAGGAAATTGGGCTTTGTTAAAGGCACTGTACCAGTACCAAGCGACGACCTTGCAAAGGCTGAGATGTGGGAAACTTGCGACAACATGGTTATCTCCTGGATCACATCAAACCTCTCACCTGTCATCTGTAAGTCTGTTATTTACATGAGCACTTCTAAAGATATATGGGATAATTTAGAACAACGCTTCTCTTTGACTAATGGGTCTCGTAAATGCAAGTTGAATAGAGATTTATATTAACTTAAACAATCATCTATGCCTGTTAATGAATACTATACAGCTATGAAAACAATTTGGGAGGAACTCGATTCTTTAAATGTCTTACCCACTATTGCCAACCCTTCTGCCGAGATTACCAAATTGCTCTCTGATATTGCAACTCAAAAGGAGGAAAGCAAGTTGTTTCAATTTTTGAATGGTCTAAATGATGTGTACTCACCACAAAGAAGCCATTTGTTACTACTTCAACCTCTGTCAAATGTTGAAAGTGTATCTGCAACGTTACAACAGGAGGAAGCCCGGAGAGATTTAATATATGGCCATAAAACTGAGGACATGGTTGCTTTATATGGCAAGGGACCTTCTTTCAACACCTCCAAGATCTATCAATGTACGACATGTGGTGGAAAAGGGCATACTCAAGACAGATGTTGGACAATCATTGGGTATTCAAAGTGGCATGCCAACTACTTTGGCAATCAAAACACCtctcaatcaagaaaaacttcACAGTCATATGCAGGCAATAAGCCCAAATGGAGAAGTAATGCTAGGACTGGAATTTCAAAATCTGCTAATGTGGCTCAATACTCAGACTCTGAAAATGATACACCTATGTTTTCCTCACAACAGCTAGCTCAACTTGCTCAACTTATGAATCTGGAAAACTCCCAGGCATCCGACTCAGGGGGAGAGATACCTGAGACACCTTTCTCTGGAATGATGAGCTGCAACATTGCCCAGCCCTTCAACCAAAATTGGATCATTAACTCTGAGGCGTCCGATCATATGACACCACACCTGCACAATCTCAAAAGACCAGTACCTGTTGCTCGAAACACGCATATCAATCTTCCCACTGGCTCCACTGTCAATATCACTCATACGGGTACAGTTACTATCTCAAATACTTTGTCTTTGAATGATGTCTTGTGTGTTCCAAATTTTAAACACAACTTGCTATCGGTTCAGAAATTGATTAAGCACAGTAATTGTGAAGTGAAGTTCTTACCTAGTCATTGTATTATCTTGGATAGTGCATCTCAAAATGTTATTATAGTGGGAGAGGCCAAACATGGCCTGTATTATCTAGTTGACACTACTGATCCTGTCAAATGGTTGTCTAATATACAAAAACCTAATGCCTGTCTTGCAAATAATGGAGATCCTGCTAGCATTTGGCATCATCGACTTGGTCACATGCCAATGACTAAACTTCATCTTATTCCCGAGATTCCAAAACCTATCAAATCTGATATATTGTGTGTTACCTGCCCCGTGGCTAAATTCACCAAACTGCCTTTTGACTTGAGTGAACCCCATGCTTCTCATATCTTTGATCTTATTCATCTAGATATTTGGGGACCCTATAAAGTACCCACTAAAGGAAATTTTAGATACTTTATCACTCTAGTGGATGATCATAGTCGATACACTTGGATTACCTTATTGGCATACAAGTCTGATTTTCTATCTGTGTTTCAAACCTTTTATAACTATGTTCAAACCCATTTCGCTAAACCCATCAAAACCATTCGATCAGACAATGCAATGGAATTTCTGGATACAAAATGCACCGAGTTCTTTTCTCTTCATGGTATAGCCCACCAACAATCATGTTCTCATCGACCACAGTAAAATGCTCGTGTCGAACGAAAACATCGATACATCGAGCCCGTCAAGTTCCCCACATGGATCTCCAATTTCATTTTGGTCAAGAAACACAACGAAAAGTGGCGAATGTGTGTCGACTATTCTGATGTTAACAGAGCATGCCCCAAAGATTTCTACCCACTCCCATACATCGATCAGCTGATCGACTCTACAGCAGGAAACGAACTCCTTTCCTTTATGGATGCGTTTTCAGGGTACAATCAGATAAAAATGGATTCTCATGACTGGGAGCAAACGACATTCATTACTCACAGAGGAGTATTCGGATATCGGGTCATGCCTTTCGGGCTGATTAATGCTGGCGCAACTTTTCAACAGATGATGGACACAATCTTTGGCTCACAAATAGGGAAAAACATGTTAATCTATGTCGACGACATGATAAACAAGTCCAAACTCGCCGTTAACCACTCACTTGATCTTCGTGAGACCTTTGAAAATGCTCGGAAGCTTAACTTGCGCCTCAACTCTAACAAATGCTCATTCGGGCTTACATCTGGCAAGTTTCTGGGATTTCTGGTCACACAGCAAGGCATCGAAGCTGACCCCGCACAAACAAAAGCCATCCTTGAAATGGATGATCGAAAATCCATCAAAGACTTACAAAAGCTAACAGGATGCATAGCAGCCCTGCGAAGATTCATCCCACAATCATCCAAAAGATGCCTCCCGTTCTTCGCCACCATAAAAAAATCTTCAAGATCATCACCATTCGAATGAAACGATGAGTGTAAATCCAGCTTCACGGAACTCAAAGCGTTCTTAACAAATCCTCCTATCCTTACTAGGCCAATCCCAGGCGAAGCTCTACGCATTTATCTATCGGGTTCCGACGAAACAGTTGCAGCCGTCCTTGTCCGACTCGACGAAGGAAGAGAGGTTCCCGTATACTACATTTGTCACTCACTGCGTGATGCTAAAACTCGGTACCCTCGGGTCGAAAAGCTCGTGTACGCCTTAGTTATTGCAAGCAGAAAACTCCGACACTATTTCCAAGCAAGGGAAATTCATGTGTTAACAAATGCGCCGCTTAAAAGAATCCTCCACAAACCCGATATGACAGGAAGGCTCGCCGCATGGACCATCGAATTAAGTCAGTTCTACATCGAGTATAAACCACGAACAGCCATAAAGGCCCAGGTCCTCTCAGATTTTGTAGCAGAATTCCAATTCAAGGCCAAAGCGTCAGATCCCGAGGAAGCCCAGCTAAGGCCGTGGCTGTTGTCTGTTGACGGATCATCAACCTCGAATTCTGGTGGTGCAGGGATAATTCTTATCAGCCCAGAAGGGTTTAAAGTCCAGCAAGCCCTTAAGTTCGAATTCCAAGCGACAAATAACGTGGCCGAATACGAGGCATTAATTGCGGGATTAAAATTGGCAACGGATCTCGAGGTAAATATCATCGACATATTTGGCGATTCCCAGCTGGTAGTTAAGCAAATAAGCGGAGAGTTTAAGACTCACAATAAAAACATGGCTAAATACCTTGCAATGACACAAGAGCTGCTCAAGAAATTCTCTTCCTGGAAACTCTCCAATGTTGATAGAACAGAAAATCAGTGGGCTGATTCCCTCGCCAAGTTAGCCTCGTCCAATCTGAAAATGAACCTCGACCCAGTATATGTTGACAGCCTGAAATCCCCCGCTATCGACACATTGATGGTCCACAACATTCATAGTAATCCTGACTGGCGAAGCCCTATCCTCGAGTACATCCTAGAAAACAAACTTCCCATGAAAAAAGTGAAGCTCGCGCTATCATGTTTAAGGCAAGGAACTATTGCACAATCGGTTCAATGTTGTATCAACGTGCTTTAACCGAACCACTTTTCCGATGTTTAAGCCCAGAAGAGGCCGATCAAGCAATCCTCGAGGTTCACACGGGAATATGTGGCAAACATCTCGGGGAAAAGAACCTAGCTCTTAAAATCATGAGACAGGGGATGTATTGGCCCACACTTCGGAAAGATTGTGAAAGTTACATCCGCAAATATCATGCATGCCAACGACATGGGAACGTGAGTCATCGACCCACAACAGAGCTTAAGTCGATACTCGCCCCTTGCCCTTTCTATCAATGGGGAATCGATATCGTGGGGCCCTTCCCAAAGTCTAAAGGTCAATGCCAATACATCGTGTTTGCAGTCGACTACGCGACGAAATGGGTCGAGGCAAAACCTCTCTCCAAGATCAGAGAAAAATAGATGATTAAATTTTTTATGGAATATGTGGTGTTTCAATTTGGAATTCCAACGATTTTAGTCTCGGATAACGGGACACAATTTGTAGGCGCACAATTCGAAAAAGCCTTAAGCGACTTAAAAATCCAACACATCAAGCATCGGTTGCATACCCACAGGCCAATGGCCTTGCAGAAGTAATGAACAGAACCATTTTGCAAGGATTAAAGAAAAGAATAGAAGAAATTCCCCGATTTTGGGTTGATGAGCTCCATAATGTGATGTGGTCCTACAGAACAACACCTCGAAGCGCAACAGGAGAAACTCTTTTCCGTCTCGCGTACGGCGTCGATGCCGTTTTACCTGTCGAGATTATTCTGATTTCCCCAAGAATCGAGGTTTTCGATCCTTCTTTCGCTGCCGAAGGATTATGCTTTTACGAAGACTTACTTGAAGAAACAAGAGAGGAATCTAGACTTCGCATGATCGCACAGCAGGAGGGGACGACAAGGTACTTCAACAAGAAAGTCAAAAATAAGCGATTCGAAGTGGGAGACCTCGTCCTTCGAGATTCCGCCACATCACAGCCAACAATCTCAGGAAAATTGAAACCAACATGGGAAGGCCCATACAAAGTGTCGAAGGTCATCAGCACAGGAACCTACGAGCTCTCGTACCTCGATGATCAACCAATTAAGAATGCCTAGAATGGTATCCACCTCAAGAAATTTTACCAATGATTAACTTTTTATGTAATGATTAAAACTTCGAGGCCGCAGGGCCCTACCAAAAACCAACCCTCGATGCAATGAGGGTCGTTATGAGATCCCCATCGAGGGAATTTAAGTTATAAAAGCTTTCAAAATTACTTTACGAAAACGTCATAATTCATTCTCTGCttcaaaaaaaaacaaaataacaacataagttggaTGTATCCCATTAGACTTCAAGTACAAATAATATATGTACTCCCGAACGATGAGCAATAATCGATCCCTTCACATTCAAAACATTCTTACACAACAATTAAGCACTACGcaaacagactcaaaaacaaaccAAAGACAATGCATCCCAGTGAAATCCAAGTGGTACGAAAACCTTACATTTAAAATTCCTAACATGGAAAACTTTAGTAGACTAACATAAAAATTACCAAATAGACAATTGAATATCATAAAAATGTCTAAAGGCCACCAAAGCCTCATTCAAAGTACGATTAACAATATAGCATCAATCAAGAAACATCGACTTACAACAGCAGAAactcaaaattcaaaattcatacATCATCTACGGGGCATTCCCTGCCTTCAATTTTTATCGGTCGGATCATCGGGCTGCAAAGCAGCGAGGTCAGCAATGTAATCCTCAAACGAATGCCCCGTGGTGTCCACCCCCGCCCCCTGCATCCTAGCAACACAATGCCCATAACCATCTCCCAGGGCGTTAGCAATGTCCTCGATCCCTTTTTGGACTTCCGCCTTCAAAACAACATTCTCATCGACAATCAGTTTGTACGATGCATTCATGCCGTCGATATGGCGCTCCCAGCCTTCACACTTACTTCTTAGGTCATCGCGCTCTGTCTCAGCTTCTTGAAGCTTCCTCTCGAGCTCCGACACATTCGCATCCCTCGACTGCCCCGAAACCTCCATTTCTCCCACCTTCTTGGTCAACGCGGTATTCGCAGTAACCAACTCCGTAGATCTCTTCTCCAATTCTGAATAACTCATCATAAGCTTTTTCCTCTCAACCCTAAGAGCACTCACTTCCGCTTCCAGTCTCTTGTAAGCCACATCATTACCATCGGCACGAAATTCTTCCACGATATGCATAAAATCTGCGAGGAACTGTCGCAAACCACAAATAcaaagtaaaaaaaatatatattaaaaaaagaAGACAACAATACATGAAAACAAAATTCACATACCCTCCCGGCTCGACTCTTACACCTGTCAGCAAGGTCATCTTGACGCCGGCCATCGAAGGCAATCGCGTCTTGGGGAAGATGAAAATGATTAAAAGCCCTCAGCGACACTGTTGTCCCTCCGGTCCAACGCTCGTTGGGTTGAATCTCGACcctcacaagctccttcttggatCGAGGCTCGCCAGTGTTGGACATAAGAACCCTACTATTGACCAAGGTGATGGTCTTATTCACTCCACTACCTCCCAAAGCTGGCTCGGCAAAATCTCCTCCTCCTAAATGAACATCATCAACCTCACAACGCTCTCTCTTCCGAGGATTCAAATCCCCCAGATCAGCATCAGTCACAACCTTCTCAGGAGCCTCCACAACTTTGTTTCCCTGATCATCTAACAACTCGATGGACACAGAGTGCCCAGCCCCAGAAGCCCCGACCCTAGAAGTGCCAGCACACACTCCATCAGTATTCTTCCTCGATGAACGCTGAATGAGCAACATCATAGCCTTATCCATCTCCTTCCTAATCCCGTTGTCCAAAACCTTCTGCAAAGAAGCTCCAGCcactaaaacaaaacaaaagaaggaaaagaatcAACGCGTAATACAAAAAAAAGGGGGAGACAAGCagtaaataaaaaatatatatgaaaaaGTAATTAATCGATTGAAAATCCCCTCCTACAATCATGCATTTCCAAAAAATCGGGCTCGTTTAACTAAAGATGTGTGTACATCGACCTCAACCCATGAAACTCATTCAGATACCTCACATCGTACTTCTCGAGGTTATTTAAGTAATCGATAGTAAGCTGGCTCACTTTACCACACGGTTTCACAAACTCTAAATCAGGCCCCCCGAAATACAGCCACCTAGCATGGTACCCAGAATTGGAAGATCGAACACTGACAATTTTAACCCTCTTATAAGGACAGTCAAAATAAACATGTCCGTCGTGATACCTAACTGCATATATCAAAAAGAAAAGTTTAAAAGAAGGAGTTCTATTCCTATCACAACAAAGAGCGACGAATCCACTAAGCTGGGCAATGGAGTTGGGCTTCGACTGACTAACCCCACATCCAATAGCCTCGAACATCGCCAAGAAAAAAGGATGCATAGGCAACCGAAGCCCAAAGTGGAAAAATATCATCGGTATCCCGTGCATCCCAAATTCCGGCATCATCCACACCCATTCATCAGTGTCGGTACTCGGTATCGATACCCATTCGACAAATCCACATACGACTTTATCTTGTTAACTGGAGGATCCTTTGTAATATAATGACTCAGATAGTTTAAACTTGTTCTTCCCTCGAACTCTTCCCTACCTAACCGAAGACAATCTTCAACAACCTGTCGTCTCTTTTTTAAGGTCCCAGGACTCGGGGGAGGCGAGGGAAGAGGCCAAATAGGGAAATTCCTCAAGAACTCGTCCTCTTTCATAAAATCGAAGGACCCACACTGCTCTAAGTCAAGAATCTCCAGACTATTCAAATTTAGGAAGGACTCTTGATCACCCTCCTCGAGGGGTCGCTTACCGGGATCTCGACCAGAAATGGTACGGATAGATGACGAACTAGATTGATCCATTAAATGATTGAAATCGAATAAACTAAATCAAGAGAAGCAAGATGTAAAAGAGAAAACAACAAAAGGCAATATAGAAGGTGGAAGATGACTTACATGCGGTTACTGCAGAAGTCGAGAATTTGAGGTGGAATAAGAATAATCCGGCCAGCCGCTACGCTTTTGTTAAGTGAAACAGAAGCCGAACAGTCCAATGCTACAATGTCCAATCAATAGTCACCAGAAAATAAAAACCAAAATACTTATACGTTTcaaaaaaaaagaaggaaaaaaaggaggaaaaagaagaagaagaaaagaagtaAAATTAAAGTACAACAATATGCACAACACATTCACTCCTATCTCAATACCCTtgtcttttttatttttattttactaaCATTTAATCCTCTCATTATTTTATTCTTTTTACCACGCTTTGCTCATTTTACTAACTCTCAGGTCCCGAAATAAAAGCGCAAATCTAAAGATAGTTGCTTGAACTAGGAGGAGGACAAATGTTGGACCAAGACAAGACGGCCCAAAAGAGTCCTAGTTAGTATAATTATGGAACATAatgtaaagcccaagaaggcccaattTGTAAGATAAAGCCCAGTTGGGACTTGATATAAATAGAGGACAACAACCTCATTAAAGGAGGTTGGCAAATTAAAGTAAAGAGCTCATCTCCTAAAATTATAGTCTTAGTAATATAGTAATATTGTAAGCTTATCATGTTCTATGTCCAGATTTAATAATTACTTTGCAATTGTTATATTCCTTTAGTTTGATCATAATTTATGATACTCTTTATTCTTGTCTTTCAGTGCAACAGGGTTATGCTTAACATATTCCCATTATCGTCATTGTGGTATCATTTGGATTGTTTTCTTTACTTGGAGGAGACTTAACACCGACAAAGGCATTTACATCACTTTCGTTGTTCGCAGTCCTGCGCTTTCCATTATTTATGCTTCCAAATATAATAACACAGGTTTGGTTGTGTGTTTCCTTGTTCTACATATATCTCATTACTTTCTGGGCTAACATTAGGGGTGAGCAGAAAACCGTACAAACCGCAAAAACCGTCTGCACCGCACCAATCCGCACCGCAAAACGCGTTTTTTAATTTTcgtggtgcggttgcggtttgaatttttaataaactgTGCGGTACGGTGCGGTGCGGGTTGTGGTTTTATATTGGTGAAATGCGGTtcaaaccgcaccgcaccgcaatatttaatatatatatatataatagttatatttcatgattccATTTATTAAGTTTGATTCCATTTAACATACTAGGAGTGCTTACTTAGTGATCATCTTGATTCTGCAAGATTTGTTGCGTGGTGACCATCCTATTTGTGTTTCTTCAAAAATAATGAGACACATGGTACAAATCCACATATTTAAGAGATAAATCATTTAATTGCCGAGCCAAGTTTCTACGTTAAACTTTACGGTGTGAAATTTCTAATTTGTATTATTGAAGAATATTGGAGACTTTGTTATATTATTcggaaatttaattaatttaagttttgtatttatttaaaattttcgaaCTTGTAATGTATAAACCGCAGTGAACCGCACCACACCGCACCACACCGCACCGCTTTTTTGTGGTGTGGTTTATGCGGTTTTTGAGGTTACgcggtgcggttgcggtttggaAATTTGATCAAACCGCATGTACGGTTTGGTTTGCGGTTTAGGAAAAAACCGCACCGCCCGCACCACGCTCACCCCTAGCTAACATAACATGTCACTGACAAAACAATTCACTAGCTTATATCAACAGGTGAATACAATATTCAGGAAAATGTATCTTATATCATTACTTTAAGTGCTCTGGATGCCCATGTGGCTCGACAGGTAGCTTTACTTTTAATAACAATAATGAGTTAAGTGGTGCTAGGTTATGGTTTTCTGTTTTCCTACTCTGTAGAAACTAGAACGACGCTGAGCATAGCTAAGGGGTAAATTTACACTTCTGTGTACACTACATGGGCTACATGCCTCAACAATTTTTTCATGGTTTACAACATTGGGCTATTATAATTGTAGTCGCTGTTGATATTTCGATACAACTGCTGTTGCATCTCCAGGTTTTTGAAAAATGT
Encoded proteins:
- the LOC141705736 gene encoding uncharacterized protein LOC141705736, which produces MDKAMMLLIQRSSRKNTDGVCAGTSRVGASGAGHSVSIELLDDQGNKVVEAPEKVVTDADLGDLNPRKRERCEVDDVHLGGGDFAEPALGGSGVNKTITLVNSRVLMSNTGEPRSKKELVRVEIQPNERWTGGTTVSLRAFNHFHLPQDAIAFDGRRQDDLADRCKSRAGRFLADFMHIVEEFRADGNDVAYKRLEAEVSALRVERKKLMMSYSELEKRSTELVTANTALTKKVGEMEVSGQSRDANVSELERKLQEAETERDDLRSKCEGWERHIDGMNASYKLIVDENVVLKAEVQKGIEDIANALGDGYGHCVARMQGAGVDTTGHSFEDYIADLAALQPDDPTDKN